One stretch of Rosistilla oblonga DNA includes these proteins:
- the dmeF gene encoding CDF family Co(II)/Ni(II) efflux transporter DmeF, whose product MSNRELAAWHEDHSFGQDQKKPGESRTIVVIAITVAMMVIEIVAGRVYESMALLADGLHMASHAAALTISVFAYIYARRYAHDACYSFGTGKVNALGGFAGALLLGIFSLMMVWESVHRILDPAEISFNQAILVAAIGLVVNAICATVLGHTHDHGDGSSCSHGHDHNLKAAYMHVLADALTSVLAIVALLAGKFWGWAILDPIIGIVGAIVVAKWSVGLLRSTSDVLLDRQATDLVLDRIRDAIEDDDHDVVDLHVWSIGPGLYATEIIIVSSNPVSPGDFKKMLPDDLSIAHAAVEVHQREDVPASAI is encoded by the coding sequence ATGAGCAATCGAGAATTGGCTGCCTGGCACGAGGATCACTCCTTTGGCCAGGACCAGAAGAAACCTGGGGAGTCGCGGACGATTGTGGTGATCGCGATCACCGTGGCGATGATGGTGATCGAGATCGTGGCCGGGCGAGTCTACGAGTCGATGGCGCTGTTGGCCGACGGATTGCACATGGCGTCGCACGCTGCGGCGCTCACGATATCGGTCTTCGCTTACATCTACGCCCGCCGCTATGCCCATGACGCCTGCTACAGCTTTGGGACGGGGAAGGTCAACGCGTTGGGCGGATTTGCCGGCGCTCTGCTGTTGGGCATCTTTTCGCTGATGATGGTTTGGGAAAGTGTCCATCGAATCCTCGACCCGGCGGAAATTTCTTTTAATCAAGCGATCCTGGTCGCCGCGATCGGTCTGGTCGTCAACGCGATCTGCGCCACGGTCCTCGGTCACACGCACGATCACGGCGATGGATCGAGTTGCAGTCATGGGCACGATCACAACTTAAAAGCTGCCTACATGCATGTGTTAGCCGATGCGTTGACCAGCGTGCTGGCGATCGTTGCTCTTTTGGCGGGCAAGTTTTGGGGGTGGGCGATCCTCGACCCGATCATCGGTATCGTCGGTGCCATCGTGGTTGCGAAGTGGTCGGTCGGACTGCTTCGATCGACGAGCGATGTGCTGTTGGATCGGCAGGCGACCGACCTGGTTTTGGATCGAATTCGCGACGCGATCGAAGACGATGACCACGACGTCGTCGACCTGCATGTCTGGTCGATTGGTCCGGGGTTATACGCGACCGAGATCATCATCGTCTCGTCGAATCCCGTCTCCCCTGGCGACTTTAAAAAGATGCTTCCCGACGATCTTTCGATCGCCCACGCGGCGGTGGAAGTTCATCAGCGCGAAGATGTGCCCGCTTCAGCGATTTAA
- a CDS encoding 2-oxoacid:ferredoxin oxidoreductase subunit beta, with protein MNLPVLKAADFASDQDIRWCPGCGDYSILAQMKKVLPELGIPREKTVFVSGIGCSSRFPYYMNTYGMHSIHGRAPTFATGLKATRPDLSVWVITGDGDALSIGGNHFIHVLRRNLDINVVLFNNRIYGLTKGQYSPTSEEGQVTKSTPMGSIDHPLNPLSVAIAAEATFVARSLDAHVKHLAETLKRAAAHKGTSLVEVYQNCNVFNDGAMAYAQEKSQRLENTIELEHGKPLIFGTNRDKGIRQVGTQLEVVNLKDVAEDDLLFHDEKAMDPSLHFLLSRMRHPVMPEPIGVFRDVEGVATYDEQINDQVAAAKAKHGEADLNALFNSGDTWEVAS; from the coding sequence ATGAACTTACCTGTTCTAAAAGCCGCCGATTTTGCCAGCGACCAAGACATCCGATGGTGCCCCGGATGTGGCGATTATTCGATCCTGGCCCAGATGAAGAAGGTCCTTCCCGAGCTGGGAATTCCCCGCGAGAAGACAGTCTTCGTCAGCGGCATCGGCTGCAGCAGCCGGTTTCCGTATTACATGAACACCTACGGCATGCACAGCATCCACGGCCGTGCACCAACGTTCGCAACGGGCCTGAAGGCGACTCGCCCCGACCTTTCGGTCTGGGTGATCACCGGCGACGGCGACGCGTTGTCGATCGGCGGTAACCACTTCATCCACGTGCTGCGGCGGAACTTGGACATCAACGTCGTCCTGTTCAACAACCGCATCTACGGTCTGACCAAGGGGCAATATTCGCCAACCAGCGAAGAGGGCCAGGTCACCAAGAGCACGCCGATGGGATCGATCGATCACCCATTGAACCCGTTGAGTGTAGCGATCGCCGCCGAAGCGACCTTCGTCGCCCGGTCGCTCGACGCGCACGTCAAACACTTGGCTGAGACCCTCAAGCGTGCCGCGGCACACAAGGGAACCTCGCTGGTCGAGGTTTATCAGAACTGCAACGTCTTCAACGACGGTGCGATGGCGTACGCTCAAGAGAAGAGCCAGCGTTTGGAGAACACGATCGAGCTGGAGCACGGCAAGCCGTTGATCTTCGGTACCAATCGCGACAAGGGAATCCGTCAGGTTGGCACTCAATTGGAAGTCGTCAACTTGAAGGATGTCGCGGAAGACGATCTGTTGTTCCACGACGAAAAGGCGATGGATCCGTCGCTGCACTTCCTGCTCAGCCGCATGCGTCACCCGGTGATGCCCGAACCGATCGGCGTCTTCCGCGACGTCGAAGGCGTGGCGACCTACGACGAACAGATCAACGACCAAGTCGCCGCGGCGAAAGCCAAACATGGCGAAGCGGATCTGAACGCTCTGTTCAATTCGGGCGACACCTGGGAAGTCGCGTCGTAG
- a CDS encoding aldehyde dehydrogenase family protein, whose translation MLQLPALRWGKPYESLEKQEVVHFNTGEPIAMVNQVGGGIVQRDLRKSQNARDALRKIPTDELMGMCKKAAELFENAELPMGDSTQTVDQFVHQQSASTGLPEHMCRANLKKNSFCLANMDKILDALTRGLDRNIFTRGYGEEGRGVIVSYQATTPILGAVLPNNSPGVHTLWLPAVALQVGLALKPGSQEPWTPYRMVAAFIEAGIPAEAFSLYPGGHDAGGALLAKCSRSMVFGSAQTLAQYADNPRVQAHGPGFSKIILGDDVVDQWEDYLDMMVESVAINSGRSCINCSGIWASRHTREIGEAIAKRIGPIDVKPPTDPTAELAAFTMKQMALGTWGMVETDLQEEGVTDLTAEYGDKLIEKERCAYLRPMVVHADSPDRGVAAKEYMFPFVSVVQCPQADMLRRIGPTLVGTVITNNEELIRQAGDSTDIDRLNIGPIATNRLNWLQPHEGNIIDFLYRSRAYQVAETPVAAAGG comes from the coding sequence ATGTTACAATTGCCCGCTCTGCGTTGGGGAAAACCTTACGAATCGCTCGAAAAGCAAGAAGTCGTCCACTTCAACACCGGCGAACCGATCGCGATGGTCAACCAGGTCGGTGGCGGAATCGTGCAACGCGATTTGCGAAAATCGCAGAACGCTCGCGACGCGCTGCGAAAAATCCCCACCGATGAATTGATGGGGATGTGCAAGAAAGCGGCTGAGTTGTTCGAGAACGCCGAGTTGCCGATGGGCGATTCGACGCAGACCGTCGACCAGTTCGTGCACCAGCAATCGGCATCGACCGGCCTGCCGGAGCACATGTGTCGCGCTAACCTGAAGAAAAATTCGTTCTGCTTGGCCAACATGGATAAGATCCTCGACGCGCTCACCCGCGGACTGGATCGCAACATCTTTACCCGCGGCTACGGCGAAGAAGGTCGCGGCGTGATCGTCAGCTACCAAGCAACAACTCCAATCCTCGGGGCCGTGTTGCCAAACAATTCGCCCGGCGTGCACACGTTGTGGTTGCCTGCGGTCGCGCTGCAGGTCGGATTGGCACTGAAACCGGGTTCGCAAGAACCGTGGACTCCGTACCGCATGGTCGCCGCATTTATCGAAGCGGGAATTCCAGCCGAAGCGTTTTCGCTGTACCCCGGCGGACACGACGCCGGCGGCGCGCTGTTGGCGAAATGCTCGCGATCGATGGTCTTCGGCAGCGCTCAAACGCTTGCTCAATACGCCGACAACCCTCGCGTCCAAGCTCACGGTCCAGGATTCTCAAAGATCATCCTGGGAGACGATGTCGTCGACCAATGGGAAGATTACCTGGACATGATGGTCGAAAGCGTCGCGATCAACTCCGGCCGCAGCTGCATCAACTGCTCGGGCATCTGGGCCAGTCGCCACACCCGCGAGATCGGCGAAGCGATCGCCAAGCGGATCGGCCCAATCGACGTCAAACCGCCGACCGACCCGACCGCCGAACTGGCTGCGTTCACGATGAAGCAGATGGCGCTGGGCACCTGGGGGATGGTCGAAACCGACCTGCAGGAAGAAGGTGTGACCGATTTGACAGCCGAATACGGCGACAAATTGATCGAAAAAGAGCGCTGTGCCTACCTGCGACCGATGGTCGTGCACGCCGATTCGCCCGATCGCGGCGTCGCGGCAAAGGAGTACATGTTCCCCTTCGTCAGCGTCGTCCAGTGCCCTCAAGCCGACATGCTGCGACGAATCGGCCCAACTCTGGTTGGCACCGTGATCACCAATAACGAGGAGCTGATTCGCCAAGCGGGTGACAGCACCGATATCGATCGCTTGAACATCGGCCCGATCGCCACAAACCGTCTGAATTGGCTGCAACCGCACGAAGGGAACATCATCGATTTCCTTTACCGATCGCGTGCGTACCAGGTCGCCGAGACGCCGGTTGCCGCTGCCGGGGGCTGA
- the rnhA gene encoding ribonuclease HI has protein sequence MIHLFTDGACSGNPGPGGWAYVLRDLQSGTEKECSGGLVETTNNQMEMLAVIRGLEALKRPCKVTLYSDSSYVGQGLSKWMAGWKRNGWRRKVGTKFAELKNAELWKELDRQLQIHAVTFEHVKGHSGHEENERCDQLAVAAYQRFL, from the coding sequence ATGATCCATCTGTTTACCGATGGCGCGTGCAGCGGTAATCCGGGACCGGGCGGATGGGCGTATGTTTTGCGTGACCTGCAGAGCGGCACGGAGAAGGAATGTTCGGGGGGCTTGGTTGAAACGACCAACAACCAGATGGAGATGTTGGCGGTGATCCGCGGTTTGGAGGCGCTCAAGCGTCCCTGTAAAGTGACGCTCTATTCGGACAGCAGTTACGTCGGGCAGGGACTCAGCAAATGGATGGCCGGTTGGAAACGCAACGGTTGGCGACGCAAGGTCGGCACCAAGTTTGCCGAGCTGAAAAACGCCGAGCTCTGGAAAGAACTCGACCGCCAATTGCAGATCCATGCCGTGACGTTTGAGCATGTCAAAGGTCACAGTGGGCACGAGGAGAACGAACGCTGCGATCAACTAGCTGTCGCCGCGTACCAACGATTCCTGTAA
- a CDS encoding sensor histidine kinase, with amino-acid sequence MPKLSMFQTGLTNNSITPKEDPRVALDFAGHLLTDTAHDLRSPLAAARELTQLVADGVEGPVSEEQKEHLQAVVARCNDMQRLIDDMLHFECVRTGSPRIAKNWLPASGLPAQVQPLIESSRRSRGVGLQWIGFENKLPPMFADGDKIKRLLVNLIDNAIRVTPESGTITVRTELARTGDRIRLSVEDTGAGIAPQQWSQLAKRGVSQLDGHGLGLSICRQIAALHFGQLEVSSEPGKGARFSIELPTGGPAAVVDSFARWRETISPAAASEASAAHCAGERIRPVRRRVDLAANRQTLPVETAPPRYRRSVAMVGVTVSELLPTEPMRDLDRFLQSHCEIHELVYQLQEDQWVMLFDSNIGEAEQRIVAIDRARSQTGDMLLERCQLQWSSPLALAVGRPADRSKLQEAFVTGKLGVHRSLSRRSKEPSQSEGVADSQPLLSAVAQQRLESEVRWLTQKFRQRQSRLRRQVEAIRPKH; translated from the coding sequence ATGCCGAAGTTGTCAATGTTTCAGACCGGCCTGACCAACAATTCCATCACGCCAAAAGAGGACCCGCGGGTCGCGTTGGATTTCGCTGGACATCTGTTAACCGACACCGCGCACGATCTAAGGTCTCCCCTGGCCGCGGCTCGCGAGCTGACGCAATTGGTCGCCGATGGCGTCGAAGGACCGGTCTCCGAGGAACAGAAAGAGCATCTTCAGGCGGTGGTCGCGCGTTGTAACGACATGCAGCGGTTGATCGACGATATGTTGCACTTCGAGTGCGTTCGGACCGGCAGCCCGCGTATCGCCAAAAATTGGTTGCCGGCCAGCGGGCTGCCAGCTCAAGTTCAGCCGTTGATCGAGTCGTCTCGCCGCAGCCGCGGGGTCGGGCTGCAATGGATCGGTTTTGAAAACAAGCTGCCGCCGATGTTTGCTGATGGTGACAAGATCAAGCGGCTGTTGGTCAACCTGATCGACAACGCGATTCGTGTAACTCCCGAATCGGGAACGATCACCGTACGCACCGAATTGGCTCGCACCGGCGACCGGATCCGATTGTCGGTCGAAGACACCGGAGCCGGGATCGCACCGCAACAGTGGTCGCAGCTGGCCAAACGAGGCGTCAGCCAATTGGACGGCCATGGTCTGGGATTGTCGATCTGTCGACAGATCGCGGCGCTCCATTTCGGCCAGTTGGAAGTCAGCAGCGAGCCGGGCAAGGGAGCTCGATTCAGCATCGAACTGCCGACCGGAGGCCCCGCGGCGGTTGTCGATAGTTTTGCGCGTTGGCGCGAAACGATCTCGCCCGCAGCGGCAAGCGAAGCGTCAGCGGCGCATTGTGCAGGCGAGCGGATCCGGCCGGTTCGTCGACGCGTTGACCTCGCCGCCAATCGGCAAACGCTGCCAGTCGAAACGGCGCCACCACGATATCGCCGAAGCGTCGCGATGGTTGGGGTGACTGTTTCGGAGTTGTTGCCCACCGAACCGATGCGAGATCTCGACAGGTTTCTGCAGAGTCATTGCGAGATCCACGAATTGGTCTACCAGCTGCAGGAGGACCAGTGGGTGATGTTGTTTGACAGCAACATCGGCGAAGCGGAGCAGCGAATCGTAGCGATCGATCGAGCCCGTTCGCAAACCGGCGATATGCTGCTGGAACGCTGCCAACTGCAGTGGTCCAGCCCGTTGGCGCTCGCTGTTGGACGGCCCGCCGATCGCAGCAAATTGCAAGAGGCGTTTGTGACCGGGAAATTGGGCGTCCATCGCTCGTTATCGCGGCGTAGCAAAGAGCCATCTCAAAGCGAAGGTGTTGCCGATTCGCAACCGCTGTTGTCCGCCGTCGCTCAACAGCGGCTGGAGAGTGAAGTTCGCTGGCTGACGCAAAAGTTCCGCCAACGCCAGAGTCGTTTGCGTCGCCAGGTCGAAGCGATCCGGCCGAAGCACTAG
- a CDS encoding DNA-directed RNA polymerase subunit alpha C-terminal domain-containing protein yields the protein MAEAHMLDLKETLLSNASFGPQEIYVIRQAISDDFTHFTELKEGVGLLEQDTDRTPASQTRLGIGQFLLGRFQDAKQTLQSADGGALAQFYIGRCHFEHCDYAEAMASFEAAKTAGYNADECNLAIAAVHRYMGNAEQALATLDNMFGPVEQSAEYLYQRGATVAVLGGNLPEAVALYERAIQANPQHAGALFGLAVENDRHGNDDTALELYERASKAFPTGVGVLINLGLMSEDRNDFGKAQLCYKRILDCYPDHPQARLYMKDASASGNVLYDEETQRRNDRLAQVLNISVSNFELSVRSRNCLTKMGIDTLGDLTRTSEAELLASKNFGETSLYEIREILSSKGLTLGQFAHEKKTADPPVDTSHLSPAEQALLDRPISDLNLSVRARKCMVRLGLNTIGELLRKTADELLECKNFGVTSLVEIREKLEQHNLTLRGE from the coding sequence ATGGCTGAAGCTCACATGCTCGATCTGAAGGAGACGTTGCTTTCCAACGCGTCTTTTGGACCACAGGAAATCTATGTGATCCGTCAGGCTATTTCCGACGATTTCACGCACTTCACGGAGCTCAAGGAAGGCGTTGGGTTGTTGGAGCAAGACACCGATCGGACTCCCGCGTCGCAAACGCGATTGGGCATCGGTCAGTTTTTGCTGGGGCGTTTCCAAGACGCAAAGCAGACGCTGCAGTCGGCTGACGGTGGTGCGTTGGCGCAGTTCTACATCGGACGCTGCCACTTCGAGCACTGCGATTACGCCGAAGCGATGGCTTCGTTCGAAGCCGCCAAGACCGCTGGCTACAACGCCGACGAATGCAACCTGGCGATCGCAGCGGTTCACCGCTACATGGGCAATGCCGAGCAAGCGTTGGCAACGTTGGACAACATGTTTGGTCCCGTCGAGCAATCGGCTGAATACCTCTATCAGCGCGGTGCAACCGTCGCAGTGTTGGGTGGCAATCTGCCCGAAGCCGTTGCGTTGTACGAGCGAGCGATCCAAGCGAATCCGCAGCACGCGGGAGCTCTGTTTGGTCTGGCTGTCGAAAACGATCGCCACGGTAACGACGATACCGCTCTGGAACTTTACGAACGCGCTTCGAAAGCCTTCCCGACCGGCGTCGGTGTTCTGATCAACTTGGGCTTGATGAGCGAAGACCGCAACGATTTCGGCAAGGCTCAGCTTTGCTACAAGCGGATTCTCGATTGCTATCCCGACCATCCTCAGGCTCGCCTGTACATGAAGGACGCGTCGGCATCGGGCAACGTTTTGTACGACGAAGAGACACAGCGTCGCAACGATCGCCTGGCCCAGGTGTTGAACATCTCGGTCTCGAACTTCGAATTGTCCGTCCGCAGCCGCAACTGCTTGACCAAGATGGGCATCGATACGCTCGGCGATTTGACTCGCACCAGCGAAGCGGAACTGCTGGCCAGTAAGAACTTTGGTGAAACCAGCCTCTACGAAATCCGTGAGATCTTGAGCAGCAAGGGGCTGACCCTCGGCCAGTTCGCTCACGAAAAGAAGACCGCCGATCCGCCCGTCGACACCTCGCACCTGTCGCCTGCGGAACAAGCGTTGTTGGACCGTCCGATCTCCGATCTGAACCTGTCGGTTCGTGCTCGTAAGTGCATGGTCCGCTTGGGACTGAACACGATCGGCGAACTGCTTCGCAAGACCGCCGACGAACTGCTCGAATGCAAGAACTTCGGCGTGACCAGCTTGGTTGAGATTCGCGAGAAGCTCGAACAGCACAACCTGACGCTCCGCGGCGAGTAA
- a CDS encoding aldehyde dehydrogenase family protein — MIHTRAQSLLLEFGISEEPKGLAIGSRWSAGQGADVSVHSPIDGAQLASFAMATPEQVGQATSAARTAFASWRVVPAPVRGELVRRIGDRLRHHKSDLAELVSWETGKITQESLGEVQEMIDVCDFAVGLSRQLYGKTIASERPLHRLTEQWHPLGPIGVISAFNFPVAVWAWNAMVALVCGDPVVWKPSEKAALCGIACHAIAAGVAAEMPEAPPGLLSLVIGNAETGKAIADSPQLPLVSATGSVPMGRDVAVRVAGRLGRSLLELGGNNGMIVAPSADLELATRSILFAAVGTCGQRCTSLRRLYVHESIADSLADQLRKLYARLPIGDPKSDATLVGPLIDENAMIAMQTALAAARQQGGTVFAGEQVTEGVPAGGFYVRPAIVEIAADAAIVQQETFAPILYLMRYRDFDEAIAMHNGVPQGLASAILTNDVREAELFCSPAGSDCGIVNVNIGTSGAEIGGAFGGEKETGGGRESGSDSWKAYMRRATNTVNYSPELPLAQGIRFDLD; from the coding sequence ATGATCCATACACGCGCCCAATCGCTTCTCCTTGAATTTGGGATTTCTGAAGAGCCAAAAGGACTTGCCATCGGCAGTCGCTGGTCGGCCGGACAGGGAGCCGACGTGAGCGTTCATTCGCCAATCGACGGCGCTCAACTCGCTTCTTTTGCGATGGCAACGCCGGAACAAGTCGGCCAGGCGACCTCGGCAGCTCGGACCGCTTTTGCTTCGTGGCGCGTTGTCCCCGCACCGGTCCGCGGCGAATTGGTCCGCCGAATCGGCGACCGACTGCGGCATCATAAATCGGATTTAGCCGAACTGGTCAGTTGGGAAACGGGCAAGATCACCCAGGAATCCTTGGGCGAAGTCCAAGAGATGATCGACGTCTGCGATTTTGCTGTAGGGCTCAGCCGCCAACTTTATGGCAAAACGATCGCCAGCGAGCGACCGCTCCACCGACTGACCGAGCAATGGCATCCGCTGGGCCCCATCGGCGTGATCAGCGCTTTCAACTTCCCCGTCGCCGTCTGGGCCTGGAATGCGATGGTCGCCCTGGTCTGCGGCGATCCCGTAGTCTGGAAACCCTCGGAAAAAGCTGCCTTGTGCGGGATCGCCTGCCACGCCATCGCCGCGGGAGTTGCCGCGGAGATGCCCGAAGCTCCTCCGGGCCTGCTGAGTCTGGTGATCGGGAATGCGGAGACTGGCAAAGCGATCGCCGATTCGCCCCAGCTCCCACTGGTTTCGGCGACCGGTTCGGTCCCGATGGGACGCGACGTCGCCGTACGTGTCGCCGGGCGACTGGGGCGTTCGCTGCTGGAACTCGGCGGAAACAACGGCATGATCGTCGCGCCGTCGGCCGACCTAGAACTGGCGACGCGTTCGATTCTGTTTGCCGCCGTCGGCACCTGCGGCCAGCGATGCACCTCGCTGCGACGGCTGTATGTGCACGAATCGATTGCCGATTCGCTCGCCGACCAACTGCGAAAACTGTACGCCCGCCTGCCGATCGGCGATCCGAAAAGCGACGCGACGCTGGTCGGACCGCTGATCGACGAGAATGCGATGATCGCGATGCAGACCGCCCTGGCAGCGGCTCGCCAACAGGGAGGGACTGTTTTTGCAGGCGAACAGGTTACCGAAGGGGTCCCCGCCGGCGGCTTTTACGTCCGCCCGGCGATCGTCGAGATCGCGGCCGACGCGGCGATCGTGCAGCAGGAGACCTTTGCTCCGATCCTGTATCTGATGCGATATCGCGACTTCGACGAAGCGATTGCGATGCACAACGGGGTGCCGCAGGGGCTGGCTTCGGCCATCCTGACCAACGATGTTCGCGAAGCGGAGCTGTTCTGCTCGCCAGCGGGATCGGATTGCGGAATCGTCAACGTCAACATCGGGACCAGCGGCGCCGAGATCGGCGGAGCATTTGGCGGCGAAAAAGAGACCGGCGGCGGACGCGAATCGGGGAGCGATTCATGGAAGGCGTACATGCGGCGGGCGACCAATACCGTCAACTACAGCCCCGAACTCCCTCTGGCTCAAGGGATTCGTTTCGACCTCGATTGA
- a CDS encoding 2-oxoacid:acceptor oxidoreductase subunit alpha: MSVQPEGQLIADKEISEVDGITVRLAGDSGDGMQLLGTQLTNTSALLGNDVATFPDFPAEIRAPRGTRAGVSGFQVQFANSEIFTPGDTLDALVVMNPAAMVTNITDLRRGGLLIVNEDGFDAKALKLAALTEDPVTEEIEDRYRVFKVPMTKLTRDAVKELGLGMKEADRCKNFFAMGLVYWLFGRSLEPTLRFIDNKFGKKLPDVAAANEKALRAGWAFGETTETFGITYRVAPAKLKPGTYKNMMGNQALAWGLLAAAKRSGKEVFYSGYPITPASDILHELSRYKHFGTRTFQAEDEISACCAAIGAAFGGAMAVTASSGPGIALKAEAMGLGFILELPLIVINVQRGGPSTGLPTKTEQSDLLQAMFNRNGEAPLPIIAAQSPGDCFDAAQEAWRIAVKFMTPVILLSDGYIANGSEPWKVPDVNEMEPIVVTHPPDAAEGDAPFMPYARDENLARPWAIPGTAGLMHRVGGLEKADGSGNVSYDPDNHQLMTDKRAAKIEGIANDIPAQEVFGEESGDVLVISWGGTYGACHTAIERCQREGLSVSHAHIRYMNPMPANLGDLMRSFRKVLVPELNSGQLRMLLRAKYLVDCIGFNKVKGKPFSVSELMDQIHEIADQPTPNDQHFG; this comes from the coding sequence ATGTCGGTACAACCTGAAGGTCAGCTGATTGCTGACAAGGAAATTTCCGAAGTCGATGGAATCACAGTCCGCTTGGCTGGCGATTCGGGTGACGGCATGCAGTTGCTGGGCACTCAATTGACCAACACCAGCGCGCTGCTTGGCAACGATGTCGCGACGTTCCCCGATTTCCCAGCGGAAATTCGCGCCCCGCGCGGTACACGTGCCGGCGTCAGCGGGTTCCAGGTGCAATTCGCCAACTCCGAAATCTTCACTCCCGGCGACACGCTCGATGCGTTGGTGGTGATGAACCCGGCGGCGATGGTCACCAACATCACCGACCTACGTCGCGGCGGGCTGTTGATCGTCAACGAGGACGGCTTCGACGCCAAAGCTTTGAAACTGGCGGCGCTCACCGAGGATCCGGTCACCGAAGAGATCGAAGATCGCTACCGCGTCTTCAAGGTCCCGATGACCAAGCTGACTCGCGATGCCGTCAAAGAACTTGGCCTGGGCATGAAGGAAGCCGATCGCTGCAAGAACTTCTTCGCAATGGGATTGGTCTACTGGTTGTTCGGTCGTTCGCTGGAACCAACCCTGCGTTTCATCGACAACAAGTTTGGCAAGAAGTTGCCCGACGTAGCGGCCGCCAATGAGAAGGCGCTTCGCGCTGGATGGGCGTTCGGTGAAACGACCGAAACCTTCGGGATCACCTACCGCGTCGCACCGGCCAAACTGAAGCCGGGCACCTACAAAAACATGATGGGCAACCAAGCTTTGGCTTGGGGTCTGCTGGCTGCTGCAAAGCGCAGCGGCAAAGAGGTCTTCTACAGCGGCTATCCGATCACGCCGGCTAGCGACATCTTGCACGAACTGAGCCGTTACAAACATTTTGGCACGCGAACGTTCCAAGCCGAAGATGAAATCTCCGCTTGCTGTGCAGCGATCGGTGCTGCCTTTGGCGGTGCGATGGCAGTCACCGCCAGCAGCGGACCGGGTATCGCGCTGAAGGCCGAAGCGATGGGCTTGGGCTTCATTTTGGAACTGCCGTTGATCGTGATCAACGTGCAACGCGGCGGCCCAAGCACCGGCCTGCCAACCAAGACCGAACAGAGCGATCTGTTGCAAGCGATGTTCAACCGCAACGGCGAAGCACCGCTGCCGATCATCGCCGCGCAAAGCCCCGGCGACTGCTTCGACGCCGCTCAAGAAGCTTGGCGGATCGCCGTCAAGTTCATGACGCCCGTGATCCTGTTGTCCGATGGATACATCGCCAACGGTAGCGAACCGTGGAAGGTTCCCGACGTTAACGAAATGGAACCGATCGTCGTCACCCATCCGCCCGACGCGGCTGAAGGCGATGCGCCCTTCATGCCATACGCTCGCGACGAAAACCTGGCCCGACCATGGGCAATCCCCGGCACCGCCGGGTTGATGCACCGCGTCGGCGGTCTGGAGAAAGCGGACGGCAGCGGCAACGTCAGCTACGATCCCGATAACCATCAATTGATGACCGACAAGCGTGCTGCGAAGATCGAAGGTATCGCCAACGACATTCCAGCTCAAGAAGTCTTCGGCGAGGAATCGGGCGACGTGTTGGTGATCAGCTGGGGCGGAACCTACGGTGCCTGCCACACCGCGATCGAACGCTGCCAACGCGAAGGGCTCAGCGTCTCGCACGCTCACATCCGCTACATGAATCCAATGCCAGCGAACCTTGGCGATCTGATGCGATCGTTCCGCAAGGTGCTGGTCCCCGAATTGAACTCGGGACAATTGCGAATGCTGCTGCGAGCGAAGTACCTGGTCGACTGCATCGGCTTCAACAAGGTCAAAGGCAAGCCGTTCAGCGTTTCGGAACTGATGGATCAAATCCATGAAATCGCTGATCAACCTACCCCCAATGACCAGCACTTCGGCTAA